A section of the Hevea brasiliensis isolate MT/VB/25A 57/8 chromosome 17, ASM3005281v1, whole genome shotgun sequence genome encodes:
- the LOC110658360 gene encoding uncharacterized protein LOC110658360 — protein MQAKAHQILLQFPDSGVQTLTLDHTQAITLHSLKLSLFPNNRNLSSFYFTLNGKPLHDSTLIPNHKISRLSTLVLHSRLPGGGGDGGATGAESRDCYLNMYADKKPDKVDPNEQRLSKWLNCALSNEPLTQPCVIDRLGNIFNKEALVEALIGKKLPKEFGYIKGLKDMLNIKLEPIPGEESNNARFHCPITGLEFNGKYKFFTLKNCGHVLSAKALKEVKSSSCLVCYKEFEESDKIVINGNDEEVAVLRVKMTEERLKVKDKKPKKVKNGEVAVNGEDSVVLDSQCLSGKKHGLVDAKGVEKVVGEVEANGKVETVKGVTNGGAAKRFKAADRAPANANKEVYASIFTSSKKSDFKETFTCRSLPLGRN, from the coding sequence ATGCAAGCAAAAGCCCATCAAATCCTCCTTCAATTCCCTGACTCAGGCgtacaaaccctaaccctagatcACACCCAAGCCATAACCCTCCACAGCCTCAAGCTCTCTCTTttccccaataatcgaaatctcTCCTCTTTCTACTTCACTCTCAATGGAAAACCCCTTCATGATTCTACTCTTATTCCAAATCATAAAATTTCTCGTCTTTCCACCCTCGTTTTGCACTCTCGCCTCCCTGGAGGCGGTGGCGATGGCGGTGCAACGGGTGCTGAGTCCCGTGACTGCTATCTGAACATGTACGCCGACAAAAAGCCTGATAAGGTTGATCCGAACGAGCAGAGACTTTCGAAATGGCTCAATTGCGCTCTCTCCAACGAGCCCTTGACGCAGCCCTGCGTTATCGATCGCCTTGGTAATATATTCAACAAGGAGGCGTTGGTAGAGGCTTTGATAGGCAAAAAATTACCCAAGGAGTTCGGATACATAAAGGGTTTAAAGGATATGTTAAATATCAAGCTAGAACCAATTCCTGGTGAGGAATCAAATAATGCAAGATTTCATTGCCCGATAACAGGGTTGGAATTCAATGGGAAGTATAAGTTTTTTACTTTGAAGAATTGTGGCCATGTTTTGAGTGCTAAGGCATTGAAGGAGGTGAAATCATCATCATGCTTGGTTTGTTACAAGGAATTTGAGGAATCTGATAAGATTGTGATAAATGGGAACGACGAGGAGGTGGCAGTTTTGAGGGTAAAGATGACGGAAGAGAGATTAAAAGTGAAGGATaagaagccaaagaaagtgaaaaaTGGGGAGGTGGCTGTTAATGGAGAAGATAGTGTGGTTCTGGATTCACAGTGTTTAAGTGGTAAAAAGCATGGGCTTGTTGATGCTAAGGGTGTAGAGAAAGTTGTTGGTGAAGTGGAAGCAAACGGGAAGGTTGAGACTGTAAAAGGAGTGACTAATGGTGGCGCAGCGAAGCGGTTCAAGGCAGCAGATAGGGCACCAGCCAATGCAAACAAAGAGGTGTATGCATCTATATTTACTTCTTCTAAGAAGTCAGATTTTAAGGAGACATTTACCTGTAGGTCGCTCCCACTTGGTAGGAACTGA